The following proteins come from a genomic window of Methanosarcina sp. MTP4:
- a CDS encoding winged helix-turn-helix domain-containing protein has translation MTMDLQLIDTIFFSEKRKNLLMFLMEGPKTIDEIKTELDVSSSPIMAQIRVLLKDGLLVQKENLYELSVKGKLIAPRMQPLLSTFRVFDENHEYWASQDLYTLPQYLRERLGELGSCREIVPDKTHIFDYPPEIMNNLYRAKTIMEISSFFRPGYPGLYLDLVRKGVEVSIVLDQPIFEKLASEHRADMEAFISMENASLYVCEHKIELASSLVTDRFTSISLVSKDGRYYNHEMVSFEESAFAWGQELFGYYRDMSKQITEL, from the coding sequence ATGACCATGGACCTGCAGTTGATTGATACGATTTTCTTTTCGGAAAAAAGAAAGAACCTTCTCATGTTCCTGATGGAGGGGCCTAAAACTATCGATGAGATCAAGACGGAACTCGATGTCAGTTCCAGCCCTATCATGGCCCAGATCCGGGTCCTGTTAAAGGACGGGCTTCTGGTGCAGAAAGAGAACCTTTACGAACTTTCGGTAAAAGGAAAGTTAATTGCCCCCAGGATGCAGCCTCTGCTTTCCACTTTCCGGGTCTTTGATGAGAACCATGAGTACTGGGCAAGCCAGGACCTGTACACCCTTCCGCAGTACCTCCGGGAAAGGCTCGGAGAGCTGGGTTCATGCCGGGAAATCGTGCCTGATAAGACTCATATCTTCGATTATCCTCCTGAGATTATGAACAACCTGTACAGGGCAAAAACAATCATGGAAATTTCTTCCTTTTTCCGCCCCGGCTATCCGGGGCTTTATCTGGATCTTGTCAGGAAAGGCGTCGAAGTTTCAATTGTCCTTGACCAGCCCATATTTGAAAAACTGGCTTCGGAACACAGGGCTGATATGGAAGCTTTCATAAGCATGGAAAATGCAAGCCTCTATGTCTGCGAGCATAAAATCGAACTTGCTTCCAGTCTTGTAACGGACCGGTTCACTTCCATCTCCCTGGTTTCCAAAGACGGGAGGTACTATAACCACGAAATGGTAAGCTTTGAAGAAAGCGCCTTTGCCTGGGGGCAGGAACTTTTCGGTTACTACAGGGATATGTCGAAACAGATTACCGAGCTCTGA
- a CDS encoding winged helix-turn-helix domain-containing protein, with the protein MQPELLDVVFRSRKRSDLLLLLGEEARTIEEIKTILDVSPTAILPQIKRLTDSSLVVQREGYYELTGLGEEVVKKVRPLVDVLTLLERNDYWLEHDLSGIPQYLQDRLGDLKDFRLIEPAPCQIFEPRTEIVNFISASSHLMVFSSFFRPEFLPIYSKLGRKGAKVSLILTEAVLEKTLHNYERKLKKFTDMPNTELFVCNDGVKLAELIVSDQGTLVSLFASNGRFHHDHAFCSDSQALDWAKELFEFYKSRSRLIEDSRGMERFSCTSGTDFLSESPLFSLQ; encoded by the coding sequence ATGCAACCTGAGTTATTAGATGTCGTATTTCGTTCCAGAAAAAGAAGTGACCTGCTTTTGCTCCTGGGAGAGGAAGCCAGAACAATCGAAGAAATAAAAACCATTCTTGACGTTTCCCCCACGGCCATCCTGCCTCAGATCAAAAGGCTTACAGACAGCAGCCTTGTGGTTCAGAGGGAAGGGTATTATGAATTGACTGGCCTGGGAGAAGAGGTCGTCAAGAAGGTCCGACCTCTTGTCGATGTCCTGACCCTGCTCGAGCGAAACGACTACTGGCTGGAGCACGACCTTAGCGGAATTCCCCAATATCTGCAGGACCGGCTCGGAGACCTCAAAGATTTCCGCCTGATCGAACCCGCCCCTTGCCAGATTTTTGAACCCCGAACGGAAATCGTAAATTTCATTTCGGCTTCAAGTCATTTGATGGTTTTCTCTTCTTTTTTCAGGCCCGAGTTCCTGCCTATTTATTCCAAGCTCGGCAGGAAGGGTGCAAAAGTTTCCCTGATCTTAACTGAAGCGGTACTTGAAAAAACCCTGCACAATTATGAACGGAAGCTTAAGAAATTTACAGATATGCCCAATACCGAACTTTTCGTCTGTAATGATGGGGTTAAGCTTGCCGAACTTATTGTATCTGACCAGGGAACTCTGGTCTCCCTCTTTGCTAGCAACGGTAGGTTCCACCACGATCATGCTTTCTGTTCAGATTCCCAGGCTCTCGACTGGGCAAAGGAACTTTTTGAGTTCTATAAATCCCGTTCCAGGTTAATCGAGGACTCAAGGGGGATGGAACGTTTTTCCTGTACTTCCGGAACCGACTTCCTGTCCGAATCTCCCCTTTTCAGTTTGCAGTAA
- the mtaC gene encoding methanol--corrinoid protein MtaC → MLDFTEESLNKVLTRYNVALEKEMTPEEAAEELYPKDELIYPIAKAIFEGEEDDVVEGLKAAIDAGKEAITLIDDALMVGMAVVTKLYDDGVIFLPNVMMSADAMLDGIEFCKENSETAPETKGTVVCHVAEGDVHDIGKNIVTALLRANGFDVVDLGRDCPVDEVVAAVEENKPIMVTGTALMTTTMYAFKEVNDKLVEKGLNVPFACGGGAVNQDFVAQYELGVYGEEAADAPKIADAIIAGSNIAALREVFHKH, encoded by the coding sequence ATGCTGGACTTTACAGAAGAAAGCTTAAACAAAGTCTTAACCAGATACAATGTGGCTCTGGAAAAGGAAATGACTCCTGAAGAAGCCGCAGAAGAACTTTATCCGAAAGACGAACTCATCTACCCAATCGCAAAAGCCATCTTCGAGGGTGAAGAAGACGACGTCGTAGAGGGACTCAAGGCAGCAATCGATGCAGGCAAGGAAGCAATTACCCTTATTGACGATGCACTTATGGTCGGAATGGCTGTTGTCACCAAGCTCTACGACGACGGTGTCATCTTCCTCCCCAACGTTATGATGTCTGCCGACGCAATGCTCGATGGTATCGAATTCTGCAAGGAAAACTCCGAGACTGCCCCTGAAACCAAGGGAACCGTTGTCTGCCACGTAGCAGAAGGTGACGTCCACGACATCGGCAAGAACATCGTAACCGCTCTCCTCAGGGCAAACGGTTTCGACGTTGTTGACCTCGGAAGGGACTGCCCGGTTGACGAAGTCGTCGCAGCAGTCGAAGAGAACAAGCCTATCATGGTCACCGGAACCGCACTCATGACCACCACCATGTATGCCTTCAAGGAAGTCAACGACAAGCTGGTCGAGAAAGGCCTCAATGTCCCATTCGCATGTGGCGGCGGTGCAGTGAACCAGGATTTCGTTGCACAGTATGAACTCGGTGTTTACGGAGAAGAAGCCGCAGACGCACCCAAGATCGCTGATGCAATCATTGCAGGTTCCAACATTGCAGCATTAAGAGAAGTATTCCACAAGCACTAA
- the mtaB gene encoding methanol--corrinoid protein co-methyltransferase MtaB: MAANRYTSMAYASADEMSFGKTKHPVKTGLGLEIGAGYTIPEVNYAPRPEAGASKEKLVKEYERITTDIMQRMVQVGFPAVILETEHVQQMSNNPEWGAEVAHAQKTIMEEYHDEYGIKCALRHTIGDIRENRDFLQLRGDKYSVFMEAFEKCAENGADLLSVESMGGKEVFDHAILRNDIAGMLYGIGCLGTLDMDMIWSDIAAVAKKTGTIAAGDTDCAQANTAMFIAGGLLDKNLAHTLAIIARAISAPRSLAAYENGALGPGKDCGYENVIIKSITGMPMAQEGKTSTCAHSDVMGNLIMQCCDVWSNESVEYHGEFGGTSVQCWGESLAYDCALMNTALETGNEKVLRDMFMLSDRYRDPQGYVLAYDNAYKVGEAIVKDGDNIYLRAKNAAIECCNIVEEGIAGKLAISRFEAGALKDAKAALDALPDDMDKFMDDCLTKYQNEVKVFLPENYGF; this comes from the coding sequence ATGGCAGCAAACAGATACACTTCAATGGCATACGCAAGCGCAGATGAGATGAGCTTCGGAAAAACCAAGCACCCAGTAAAAACAGGTCTCGGCCTCGAGATCGGTGCTGGCTACACAATTCCTGAAGTTAACTACGCCCCCAGACCTGAAGCCGGTGCATCCAAGGAAAAACTCGTAAAGGAATACGAGAGGATCACCACCGACATCATGCAGAGAATGGTCCAGGTAGGTTTCCCCGCAGTTATCCTCGAAACCGAACATGTCCAGCAGATGTCCAACAACCCCGAATGGGGAGCAGAAGTTGCACACGCCCAGAAGACCATCATGGAAGAGTACCATGATGAATACGGCATCAAGTGCGCACTGCGCCACACCATCGGTGACATCCGTGAAAACAGGGACTTCCTCCAGCTCAGAGGAGACAAGTACTCCGTGTTCATGGAAGCTTTCGAGAAGTGCGCAGAAAACGGCGCTGACCTGCTTTCCGTGGAAAGCATGGGTGGTAAGGAAGTATTCGACCACGCAATCCTCAGGAACGATATCGCAGGTATGCTTTACGGTATCGGCTGTCTCGGCACCCTTGACATGGACATGATCTGGTCCGACATCGCAGCAGTTGCAAAGAAAACCGGCACCATTGCAGCAGGGGACACAGACTGTGCCCAGGCAAACACCGCAATGTTCATTGCAGGTGGACTGCTCGACAAGAACCTCGCCCACACCCTCGCAATCATCGCAAGGGCAATCTCCGCACCCAGGTCCCTCGCTGCATACGAAAACGGCGCACTTGGCCCCGGCAAGGACTGTGGCTACGAAAACGTCATCATCAAGTCCATCACCGGCATGCCGATGGCTCAGGAAGGTAAGACCTCCACCTGCGCTCACTCCGATGTTATGGGTAACCTCATCATGCAGTGCTGTGACGTCTGGTCCAACGAATCCGTTGAGTACCACGGTGAATTCGGCGGTACAAGTGTCCAGTGCTGGGGAGAATCCCTTGCATACGACTGTGCCCTCATGAACACCGCACTCGAGACAGGAAACGAAAAGGTCCTCAGGGACATGTTCATGCTCTCTGACAGGTACAGAGACCCCCAGGGCTATGTGCTTGCATACGACAACGCATACAAGGTCGGAGAAGCAATCGTCAAGGACGGCGACAACATTTACCTCAGGGCAAAGAACGCAGCAATCGAGTGCTGCAACATTGTCGAAGAAGGGATCGCAGGCAAGCTCGCAATCTCCAGGTTCGAAGCAGGCGCACTCAAGGACGCAAAAGCAGCCCTCGATGCCCTCCCTGACGACATGGACAAGTTCATGGACGACTGCCTTACCAAGTACCAGAACGAAGTCAAGGTATTCCTTCCGGAGAACTACGGCTTCTAA
- a CDS encoding UDP-N-acetylglucosamine--N-acetylmuramyl-(pentapeptide) pyrophosphoryl-undecaprenol N-acetylglucosamine transferase, whose product MKILLLMCGEGLGHTSRCLALGKEFLTAGHNVYFGAYGYSKDLVEKTGYIACEIPPELTLVGKAGSLSMRKSIAKTLQNSSPGDILKILKLLKEIEPDVVLSDGYYLGILAAKYRKIPVYFVGHQFNMAEFFRNKGPFVGLAGKLVKGFYTRIFRSVDGIVVPDYPLPYSVNRRNFVLPGDINDTIFFSGPLIRWKCGEVEAKTLPHPNVLSTIGAFGYRAAIFRSVLEAAKLDPGINYTFITGPGIDPGQFPEIPENVEFTGFTENPFPYFKGSDLVITAGGHGTLLESLAFGLPILSFPDEKHNEQENNASMIEEMGFGKRLSYLTRPEAILACIRELLEEEQYARKTRRARELAETLDGPAAVRELLEREVRVKEP is encoded by the coding sequence ATGAAAATTTTGCTTTTAATGTGCGGAGAAGGGCTGGGACACACAAGCCGCTGCCTTGCCCTTGGAAAAGAGTTCCTGACCGCAGGGCATAACGTGTACTTCGGGGCGTACGGCTACTCAAAGGACCTGGTCGAAAAAACAGGATACATAGCATGCGAAATCCCCCCGGAACTGACTCTTGTGGGAAAAGCAGGCTCCCTGAGCATGAGAAAGTCCATTGCAAAAACCCTCCAAAATTCCAGCCCGGGGGACATACTGAAAATTTTGAAATTGCTGAAAGAAATCGAGCCGGACGTCGTACTTTCCGACGGGTATTACCTGGGAATCCTTGCAGCAAAATACAGGAAAATCCCTGTTTACTTTGTCGGGCACCAGTTCAATATGGCAGAGTTTTTCCGGAATAAAGGACCCTTTGTAGGGCTGGCCGGAAAGCTTGTCAAAGGCTTTTATACCCGGATCTTCAGAAGCGTGGACGGGATCGTAGTCCCGGACTACCCGCTCCCCTACTCGGTCAACCGGCGGAACTTTGTGCTCCCAGGGGACATCAATGACACGATCTTTTTCAGCGGACCCCTGATCAGGTGGAAATGCGGGGAAGTCGAGGCAAAAACGCTTCCCCACCCAAACGTCCTCTCAACCATCGGCGCCTTTGGCTACAGGGCAGCAATTTTCAGAAGCGTGCTCGAAGCCGCAAAACTGGATCCGGGCATCAACTATACCTTCATAACGGGCCCGGGGATCGACCCTGGACAGTTCCCGGAAATCCCGGAGAATGTCGAGTTCACGGGCTTCACGGAAAACCCCTTCCCCTACTTTAAGGGTTCGGACCTTGTAATCACTGCCGGAGGGCATGGAACCCTCCTTGAGAGCCTGGCTTTCGGGCTCCCCATCCTATCTTTTCCGGACGAAAAACACAATGAACAGGAAAATAACGCCAGCATGATTGAAGAAATGGGATTTGGGAAGCGTCTGAGTTACCTGACCCGCCCTGAGGCCATCCTTGCCTGCATCCGGGAACTGCTGGAAGAAGAACAATATGCCAGAAAGACCCGGCGAGCAAGGGAACTTGCCGAAACGCTGGATGGTCCGGCAGCCGTCAGGGAACTTCTCGAAAGAGAAGTGAGGGTAAAAGAACCCTGA
- a CDS encoding HAD family phosphatase, whose product MFKAIIFDVDGVLVDSMQFHADAWIAAFRDVGITIKREDIYEIEGSNGWGIVRSIFKKEGKIPEPHHLEEIPLKKRTILDFERIKPFEGIVDVLQDLKKNFTLALVSGSDRKIVEKMIEHFFPGIFEVTVAGIDVENGKPAPDPYLKAVEMLGFEKEECIVIENAPMGVEAAKAAGLYCVAVPSTLGPEKLQHSDLVLENHPALLRYLKNLTPS is encoded by the coding sequence ATGTTCAAAGCAATCATTTTTGATGTTGACGGCGTCCTTGTGGATTCCATGCAGTTCCACGCCGATGCCTGGATCGCAGCCTTCCGGGATGTGGGCATTACCATTAAACGGGAGGACATTTACGAGATCGAGGGCTCGAACGGGTGGGGGATTGTCAGGTCCATCTTCAAAAAGGAGGGGAAAATTCCCGAACCCCATCACCTGGAAGAAATCCCCCTGAAAAAGAGGACTATTCTTGATTTCGAGCGGATAAAGCCCTTTGAAGGCATTGTTGACGTGCTGCAGGACCTGAAAAAGAACTTCACTCTTGCCCTGGTCTCAGGTTCCGACCGCAAGATCGTTGAAAAGATGATCGAGCACTTTTTCCCCGGTATATTCGAGGTTACAGTTGCCGGGATTGATGTCGAGAACGGAAAACCCGCCCCGGACCCTTACCTGAAAGCAGTGGAGATGCTGGGGTTCGAAAAGGAAGAGTGCATCGTTATCGAAAATGCCCCCATGGGAGTGGAGGCAGCAAAAGCAGCAGGGCTTTACTGCGTGGCTGTTCCGAGTACGCTGGGACCTGAAAAGCTGCAGCACTCTGACCTGGTGCTCGAGAATCACCCCGCTCTTTTGAGATACCTGAAAAATCTAACTCCTTCTTAA
- the msrB gene encoding peptide-methionine (R)-S-oxide reductase MsrB gives MLQETTEKSDDEWKKVLTPEQYHVLRKKGTERPFKGKLYYNKNKGVYTCSACGQELFSSDSKFESGTGWPSFLDVISSDRVRLLEDNSYFMHRVEVVCSRCGGHLGHVFDDGPKPTGKRYCINSVSLDFKGAEEEKEEEKAES, from the coding sequence GTGTTACAGGAAACAACCGAGAAATCGGATGATGAGTGGAAGAAAGTTCTCACTCCCGAGCAGTATCATGTCCTGAGGAAAAAGGGTACTGAAAGGCCCTTCAAAGGAAAACTGTACTATAACAAGAATAAAGGGGTTTACACCTGTTCCGCCTGCGGGCAGGAGCTTTTTTCCTCTGATTCCAAGTTCGAGTCCGGGACTGGTTGGCCAAGTTTCCTGGACGTGATTTCCAGCGACCGGGTCCGGCTTCTGGAAGATAATAGCTATTTCATGCACAGGGTCGAGGTTGTCTGTTCCCGCTGCGGAGGGCATCTGGGGCATGTCTTTGACGACGGGCCGAAACCTACAGGGAAACGCTACTGTATAAATTCCGTGTCCCTGGATTTTAAAGGGGCAGAAGAAGAAAAAGAAGAAGAAAAGGCTGAAAGCTGA
- a CDS encoding head GIN domain-containing protein: MSGNEMGLKKMFEKKGKEGLEKKGNVRREEITIKKSGKKPSGISFLLPGILILILAAVIAGSGCAAYECEPGSGNVEEENRNVEPYHSVDSQVSGDIFVKQDGGSSLVIEAEDNLLPLLETSVENGVLVIRAKKCIRPLKPIKVYAGMEEVRSLSLSGSGDITGTTPIDSENLELAIIGSGDIEMEVNASSLKSQVSGSGDFLLEGDAATHEIEIDGSGDVDALGLRTEVTRVRIYGSGDAKVYTDREMDVEIAGSGSVYYWGEPEKFNTQVSGSGKIEKIDDRE, translated from the coding sequence GTGAGTGGAAACGAAATGGGGCTGAAAAAGATGTTTGAGAAGAAAGGAAAAGAAGGGCTCGAAAAGAAGGGAAATGTAAGGAGGGAAGAGATAACAATCAAGAAGAGCGGAAAAAAACCTTCAGGAATTTCTTTCCTGCTACCGGGAATTCTGATCCTGATACTTGCCGCAGTGATAGCTGGAAGCGGGTGTGCGGCTTATGAATGCGAACCGGGATCAGGAAACGTGGAAGAGGAAAACCGAAACGTTGAACCTTATCACAGCGTGGATTCCCAGGTATCAGGAGACATTTTCGTAAAGCAGGACGGTGGAAGCAGCCTTGTGATCGAAGCCGAAGACAACCTCCTCCCCCTCCTGGAGACCAGCGTTGAAAACGGGGTCCTGGTAATCAGGGCAAAAAAGTGCATCCGTCCCCTGAAGCCCATTAAGGTCTATGCAGGGATGGAAGAAGTCAGAAGCCTTTCCCTCAGTGGTTCGGGGGATATAACAGGAACTACGCCGATAGATTCCGAAAACCTGGAACTTGCAATCATAGGTTCGGGAGATATAGAAATGGAAGTAAACGCAAGTTCCCTGAAGAGCCAGGTTTCCGGTTCAGGAGACTTCCTCCTAGAAGGCGATGCCGCCACACATGAAATCGAAATCGACGGGTCGGGAGACGTGGATGCCCTCGGGCTCAGGACTGAAGTGACCAGAGTCAGGATATACGGGTCGGGAGATGCAAAGGTTTACACGGACAGGGAGATGGATGTTGAGATCGCCGGTAGCGGGAGTGTGTATTACTGGGGAGAGCCGGAAAAATTCAACACTCAGGTTTCAGGCAGCGGCAAAATCGAAAAAATAGATGATAGGGAATAA
- a CDS encoding ABC transporter permease translates to MIPLSRAGKIALRSISHSKMRSALTVLGIVIGVAAVIANVSLGGSFNQYFTDEVSTIGSNFIYIEGMEPNLFYENERQIIENTPGIEEVSVLKQQSGVIGFMSQAKNVPVYGVSEEYDEVAGTHLRTGNFLSDNDMYVAIVGYDVAHEKFDRDIRVRNSIDITFRVGEGKTITKTFKVKGIIENPDSALVQGFNDNDAVIIPVDAMNEMLGETDYGGIFAMAEDLATIEETSDEVDERLARNFGISERDIEDKDSRPYFIIDQAEILEQTDMMSKSLSSFLTAVALISLLVGSIGIMNIMLVSVTERTREIGILMSLGFTGFDILSLFMVESILLGVFGGIIGAAVGIVGAYSVETLLNLPVVFPFSLIIAGFLVAVVVGFVSGVYPARKAAKMKPVDSLRYE, encoded by the coding sequence ATGATCCCTCTTTCCCGTGCCGGAAAAATTGCCCTCCGCAGCATTTCTCATTCCAAAATGCGCTCGGCCCTTACAGTGCTTGGAATCGTTATTGGCGTTGCAGCAGTGATTGCAAACGTATCTCTTGGAGGAAGCTTTAACCAGTATTTTACGGACGAGGTCTCTACTATCGGGTCCAACTTCATTTATATCGAGGGTATGGAACCGAACCTGTTTTATGAAAATGAGAGGCAGATTATTGAAAACACGCCCGGGATCGAGGAAGTTTCGGTGCTCAAGCAGCAGTCGGGGGTGATCGGTTTCATGTCTCAGGCAAAAAACGTTCCGGTTTATGGGGTCTCGGAGGAATATGATGAGGTTGCAGGCACACACCTCAGGACAGGGAATTTTCTCTCCGACAACGACATGTACGTGGCAATCGTGGGCTACGACGTGGCGCACGAAAAATTTGACCGGGACATCAGGGTCAGGAATTCCATTGACATTACTTTCAGGGTAGGGGAAGGGAAGACAATCACTAAAACTTTCAAGGTAAAGGGAATTATCGAGAACCCGGACAGTGCGCTTGTCCAGGGTTTCAACGACAACGATGCGGTAATAATCCCCGTTGACGCAATGAACGAAATGCTGGGAGAAACGGACTACGGTGGGATCTTTGCCATGGCCGAGGACCTTGCAACCATTGAAGAGACCTCGGACGAGGTGGACGAGCGCCTGGCCCGGAACTTCGGGATTTCGGAAAGGGATATTGAGGATAAGGACTCACGCCCCTACTTCATCATCGACCAGGCAGAAATCCTGGAGCAGACCGACATGATGTCAAAATCCCTCAGTTCTTTCCTGACAGCTGTTGCCCTGATCTCTCTTCTGGTCGGCTCCATAGGGATAATGAACATCATGCTCGTAAGCGTGACCGAGCGGACCCGGGAAATCGGAATCCTCATGTCCCTGGGCTTTACTGGCTTTGACATCCTGTCCCTCTTCATGGTTGAGTCGATCCTCCTGGGTGTTTTCGGAGGCATCATAGGAGCTGCGGTGGGCATCGTGGGTGCATACAGTGTTGAAACCCTCCTGAACCTGCCAGTAGTTTTCCCCTTCAGCCTGATAATAGCTGGTTTCCTCGTGGCTGTAGTCGTAGGTTTTGTCTCAGGGGTTTATCCCGCAAGAAAAGCCGCAAAGATGAAACCCGTAGACTCTCTGCGCTATGAGTGA